Proteins from a genomic interval of Dama dama isolate Ldn47 chromosome 1, ASM3311817v1, whole genome shotgun sequence:
- the ZNF202 gene encoding zinc finger protein 202, which produces MATALEPEDQDLWEEEGILMVKLEDDFPCGPESVSQRDDPVLETSHQNFRRFRYQEAASPREALIRLRELCRQWLRPERRTKEQILELLVLEQFLTVLPGELQSWVRGQRPESGEEAVTLVEGLQKQPRRPRRWVTVHVHGQEVLSEETVPPGAEPGSPSELQDPAQTLTPEELREETTQSPDLGASEEQTPCQESELQPLQESEVPVPQDPALPEEMNPGNAEMVALLTALSQGLVTFKDVAVCFSQDQWSDLDPTQKEFYGEYVLEEDCGIVVSLSFPIPRLDEISHVREEEPLVPDVPEPQEPEEPEILSFTYTGDRSDEEEECPEQEDLSLEDPHRSVSGDAEIHQTPDWEIVFEDDSGKLNERRFSTKISQVNSSTNLQETMSVHPLLGRHHDCPVCGKSFTCNSHLIRHLRTHTGEKPYKCMECGKSYTRSSHLARHQKVHRMNVPHKYPLNRRNLGEAAPLGQAERTPPVEKPYRCQDCGKHFRWTSDLVRHQRTHTGEKPFFCTICGKSFSQKSVLTTHQRIHLGGKPYLCGECGEDFSDHRRYLAHRKTHAAEELYLCSECGRCFSHSAAFAKHLRGHASVRPCRCGECGKSFSRRDHLVRHQRTHTGEKPFTCPTCGKSFSRGYHLIRHQRTHSQKAS; this is translated from the exons ATGGCTACTGCCTTGGAGCCGGAGGACCAGGATCTTTGGGAAGAGGAGGGAATTCTCATGGTAAAGCTGGAAGACGACTTCCCCTGTGGGCCAGAGTCTGTCTCACAGAGGGATGACCCTGTGCTCGAGACGTCGCACCAGAACTTCCGGCGCTTCCGCTACCAGGAAGCAGCCAGCCCGCGGGAAGCCCTCATCCGCCTCCGAGAACTGTGTCGTCAGTGGCTGAGGCCAGAGCGGAGGACGAAGGAGCAGATCCTGGAGCTGCTGGTGCTCGAGCAGTTCCTCACCGTCCTGCCCGGGGAGCTGCAGAGCTGGGTGCGGGGCCAGCGGCCCGAGAGCGGCGAGGAGGCCGTGACCCTGGTGGAGGGTTTGCAGAAACAGCCCAGGAGACCAAGGCGGTGG GTGACTGTCCATGTTCACGGCCAGGAAGTCCTGTCCGAGGAGACAGTGCCTCCAGGAGCAGAGCCCGGGTCACCTAGTGAGCTGCAGGACCCTGCACAGACCTTGACCCCCGAGGAGCTCCGTGAGGAGACCACACAGAGCCCAGATCTGGGGGCATCAGAAGAGCAGACCCCGTGCCAGGAGTCGGAGCTCCAGCCCCTGCAGGAGAGCG AGGTTCCAGTGCCCCAGGACCCAGCGCTTCCTGAAGAGATGAACCCTGGAAACGCTGAGATGGTCGCTCTTCTCACTGCTCTGTCACAG GGCTTGGTCACTTTCAAGGATGTTGCCGTGTGCTTCTCCCAGGATCAGTGGAGTGATCTGGATCCAACCCAGAAAGAGTTCTATGGGGAATACGTCTTGGAAGAAGACTGCGGAATCGTGGTCTCCCTGT CCTTTCCAATCCCCAGACTAGACGAGATCTCCCATGTCAGAGAAGAAGAGCCTCTGGTCCCAGATGTCCCAGAGCCTCAGGagcctgaagagccagaaattctAAGTTTCACCTACACAG GAGACAGGAGTGACGAGGAGGAGGAGTGTCCTGAGCAAGAAGATCTGAGTTTGGAGGATCCACACAGGTCTGTGTCGGGAGATGCAGAAATTCACCAAACTCCAGACTGGGAAATAGTCTTTGAGGATGATTCTGGGAAACTTAATGAAAGAAGATTCAGCACAAAGATTTCTCAAGTCAATAGTTCAACGAATCTTCAGGAAACCATGTCTGTCCACCCCCTGTTAGGGAGACATCATGACTGTCCTGTGTGTGGAAAGAGTTTCACTTGTAACTCTCACCTCATTCGACACCTGAGAACTCACACGGGAGAGAAACCCTATAAATGCATGGAGTGTGGGAAGAGCTACACACGGAGCTCCCATCTCGCCAGGCACCAGAAGGTACACAGGATGAACGTTCCTCACAAATACCCGCTAAACCGGAGGAATCTGGGTGAGGCTGCTCCTCTGGGCCAGGCCGAGAGAACCCCACCCGTGGAGAAACCCTATAGGTGTCAGGACTGCGGAAAGCACTTCCGCTGGACTTCCGACCTCGTCAGGCACCAGAGGACGCACACGGGAGAGAAGCCCTTCTTCTGTACCATCTGTGGCAAAAGCTTCAGCCAGAAATCCGTGCTCACCACCCACCAAAGAATCCACCTCGGAGGCAAGCCCTACCTGTGCGGCGAGTGCGGCGAGGACTTCAGCGACCACAGGCGGTACCTGGCCCACCGGAAGACGCACGCGGCCGAGGAGCTGTACCTGTGCAGCGAGTGCGGCCGCTGCTTCAGCCACAGCGCCGCCTTCGCCAAGCACCTGCGGGGACACGCCTCGGTGAGGCCCTGCCGCTGCGGCGAGTGCGGGAAGAGCTTCAGCCGGAGGGACCACCTCGTCAGGCACCAGCGGACACACACAGGCGAGAAGCCGTTCACGTGCCCTACCTGCGGGAAGAGCTTCAGCAGAGGCTACCACTTAATCAGGCACCAGAGGACCCATTCACAAAAGGCCTCCTAG